The following proteins come from a genomic window of Vallitaleaceae bacterium 9-2:
- a CDS encoding phage major tail tube protein gives MNMVPDKINNFNVYDEGNVLVGVSGEITLPNLESMSETISGAGIAGEIDMPTPGHFGSISIEIPFRTLYDQSFSLLSPRGRIITLRASQSSWSSTEGKLVNKGLKITLKTIPKGLDLGTMGVGKPTGSTNSLEVLYIKVELDGKTLLELDKLNYIFVVNGEDILKDVRNQI, from the coding sequence ATGAACATGGTCCCGGATAAGATTAATAATTTCAATGTATACGACGAAGGTAACGTGCTTGTGGGCGTTAGTGGTGAGATTACTTTACCAAATCTTGAGTCAATGTCTGAAACAATTAGTGGCGCAGGTATTGCTGGTGAAATCGATATGCCGACACCAGGTCATTTTGGATCGATTAGTATCGAGATCCCCTTTCGAACCCTTTATGATCAATCATTTAGCTTATTATCACCGAGAGGGCGTATTATTACCCTTAGAGCTTCTCAAAGTTCATGGAGTTCAACCGAAGGTAAGTTAGTGAATAAAGGGTTAAAAATCACCCTCAAAACCATTCCAAAAGGGCTTGATTTAGGCACAATGGGTGTGGGAAAACCAACAGGATCCACAAACTCCCTTGAAGTTTTATATATAAAAGTAGAGCTCGATGGAAAAACGTTGCTAGAACTAGATAAACTAAACTATATTTTTGTGGTTAACGGTGAAGATATCTTAAAAGATGTTCGTAACCAGATTTAG